One segment of Rhipicephalus sanguineus isolate Rsan-2018 chromosome 6, BIME_Rsan_1.4, whole genome shotgun sequence DNA contains the following:
- the LOC119396680 gene encoding metal regulatory transcription factor 1, with amino-acid sequence MEDDTSSSGPTARTVAFNEYLYDSLDNTTFGQQIFSTKDGIFDDSGDGQTAAEDLGIFCEEDHENENAGYIQHTISADQICMQINPGNSPMPKNPTHATLTIQSLNQETRKREIKRFRCNYEGCKRTYSTAGNLKTHQKTHTGEYTFVCTQEGCGKAFLTSYRLKIHFRVHTNERPYECHISGCEKTFNTLYRLKAHQRIHTGETFNCGQDGCVKIFTTLSDLKKHTRTHTGEKPYRCDTDGCGKSFAASHHLKTHIRTHTGERPYLCTQDGCLKTFTTQYSLKTHVARHDRIQGDEDQVVTFHLDGLDVDLDDPLEGSVDCDVDEGTAHMLLNTMVGTTAAEQSPGSTGLVSVPIQEVDGSSSALRAYAMIPLDIVSGASGQNDVSPKVAQVLLPRTFTVDLAPQVVKPEATVAAGDMTSDVEVVLPAVVPTAVSPESVHVDDLDILGISASQADICNCPDKQACETGECRNCPSKVVSICCSSDILADTQGEDGMGVPGSAAEGLTERAGHRACCL; translated from the exons ATGGAAGATGATACGTCGTCGTCGGGTCCCACAGCTAGAACTGTGGCCTTCAACGAGTATCTGTACGACAGCCTGGACAATACTACTTTCGGACAGCAGATATTCTCGACGAAAGACGGCATTTTTGACGACTCCGGCGACGGCCAAACCGCTGCCGAGGACCTGGGAATCTTCTGTGAAGAAGACCACGAGAACGAAAATGCGGG GTACATACAGCACACAATATCGGCTGACCAGATCTGCATGCAGATCAACCCAGGCAACAGCCCGATGCCAAAGAACCCAACCCATGCCACGCTGACTATCCAAAGCCTGAACCAAGAGACTCGAAAACGTGAAATCAAACGCTTCCGGTGCAACTACGAGGGCTGCAAGCGCACCTACAGCACTGCAGGCAACCTTAAAACGCACCAGAAAACTCATACTG GGGAGTACACGTTCGTGTGCACGCAAGAAGGTTGTGGCAAGGCATTTCTCACCTCGTATCGTCTCAAGATCCACTTCCGGGTACACACAAATGAACGGCCATATGAATGCCACATCTCTGGCTGTGAAAAGACCTTCAACACACTCTACAG GCTGAAGGCCCACCAGCGGATCCATACGGGAGAGACGTTTAACTGTGGCCAGGACGGCTGTGTGAAAATCTTCACCACCCTGAGCGACCTCAAGAAACATACTCGCACTCACACCGGTGAAAAGCCTTACAG GTGCGACACAGATGGGTGTGGGAAGTCATTTGCAGCTAGTCATCACCTGAAAACCCACATTAGGACCCACACAG GAGAGAGGCCCTACCTCTGCACACAAGATGGGTGTCTGAAGACGTTCACAACTCAGTACAGCCTAAAGACTCATGTGGCAAGGCATGACAGGATACAGGGTGACGAG GATCAGGTAGTGACGTTTCACCTTGACGGCTTGGACGTTGACCTCGACGACCCCTTGGAAGGATCTGTCGACTGTGACGTGGATGAGGGTACGGCCCACATGCTTCTCAACACCATGGTGGGTACAACAGCAGCCGAGCAAAGTCCTGGCAGCACTGGGCTAGTCAGTGTTCCCATTCAGGAAGTTGACGGAAGCAGCTCAGCACTTCGAG CCTATGCCATGATACCCCTGGACATTGTGAGTGGTGCGTCGGGACAAAATGATGTGTCACCCAAGGTTGCGCAAGTGCTGCTGCCACGGACATTCACCGTCGACTTGGCGCCGCAAGTCGTCAAGCCGGAAGCAACGGTGGCAGCTGGCGACATGACATCGGACGTGGAAGTTGTGTTGCCAGCGGTGGTGCCCACTGCTGTGTCACCGGAATCGGTTCATGTGGACGATCTTGACATCCTGGGCATCTCCGCGTCACAGGCCGACATATGCAACTGCCCAGACAAACAAGCATGTGAAACTGGGGAGTGCAGAAACTGCCCCAGCAAAGTGGTCAGCATCTGTTGTTCCTCGGACATTCTCGCCGACACTCAAGGGGAAGACGGTATGGGTGTGCCTGGCAGTGCTGCCGAAGGTTTGACGGAGCGGGCCGGCCATCGGGCTTGCTGCTTATAA